A window of Formosa sp. Hel1_31_208 contains these coding sequences:
- a CDS encoding exo-alpha-sialidase, which translates to MKKLNFLVFAFLLVGLQFIQAQKTKKEDKQPLDKVNIDGLKWRSIGPSLTSGRISDIAVNPNNPFEYYVASSAGGVWKTINSGVDYVPIFDNEGSYSIGCITIDPNNSNVIWVGTGENNNQRSVSYGDGIYKSLDGGKTWKNMGLKTSEHIGRIIVHPENSDVIYVAAIGPLWSKGGERGLYKTSDGGKTWEAILTVDEHTGVNDVQMDPRNPNVLYASTFQRRRHVFTYVGGGPGSGMHKSTDGGNTWTEINSGLPKTELGRIGLAISPANPEIIYAIVEAAEGKGGFYASTNRGASWERRGDHKTSGNYYQEIIADPIDENTIYSMDTWMSASHDGGKTFNKVGEVTKHVDNHCMWIDPNNNKHWLVGCDGGMYETFDAAKTWDFKENIPVTQFYKVAVDNDYPFYNVYGGTQDNFSIGGPSRVLTGHGITNFDWFITNGGDGFESQIDPDNPNIVYAQSQYGFLVRYDKKSGEIMGIQPSERENENSYRFNWDSPLAVSKHASGRLYFAANKVFRSNDYGNSWDVISDDLTQQIDRNKLKVFDRVVSIDAVAKNGSTSLYGSIVALSESPIDENLIAIGTDDGLIQITENGGTTWRAVDNISGAPNQSYVNSVYLSKHDVNVMYVAFNHHKYGDFKPYIFKSNDKGKTWNSISTNLPKKGSIYAIEEDHIDKNLIFCGTEYGAFFSPNSGQRWKELSSGLPTIAVRDIAIQERENDLVLGTFGRGFYVMDDYSALRTIENTTPTEVAKIYPIRKALSWERSLPLGLPGKAFQGDNFYTAPNLGPEAMITYYYNDTYTSLKENRTKKEKELIENRKDAVYPDYDALKAETEEEEPSLVFTIKNSEGQVVKKEFKKPKEGLQRFHWDLRYTLQNPIDLSKSSFYNPWEALDEGTLVQPGTYTIEMDMYNDGEISTLVSPVSFDVIGLENTVMPAANRAAKVAFQKQVSQLEADLKTCQKIIGETNTKLKYIKLAIKRSELPYGELSKAVLDIENKLKVINLSLYGDPVKNRLDLRQPKSPAARIGSISYEQKYSTSAPTQTHKDSYTIAKTEIIALKEKAEAIFNLDVKQLEDKLIKSGAPYTPGRGYKN; encoded by the coding sequence ATGAAAAAATTAAATTTTCTCGTATTTGCATTCTTATTGGTCGGATTGCAATTTATTCAAGCTCAGAAAACAAAAAAAGAAGACAAACAACCTCTTGATAAAGTCAATATCGATGGACTTAAATGGCGAAGTATAGGACCTTCTTTAACTTCTGGTAGAATTTCAGATATTGCAGTAAATCCTAATAATCCATTTGAATATTACGTAGCATCATCTGCTGGAGGAGTATGGAAGACTATCAATTCTGGCGTAGATTATGTTCCAATTTTTGATAATGAAGGCTCCTACTCTATTGGTTGTATTACCATAGACCCAAACAATTCTAATGTCATTTGGGTTGGTACTGGAGAAAACAACAATCAACGTTCTGTGTCATATGGAGATGGTATTTATAAATCCCTTGATGGAGGAAAAACATGGAAAAATATGGGGTTAAAAACATCAGAACATATTGGAAGGATAATTGTCCATCCTGAAAATTCTGATGTAATTTATGTTGCTGCTATAGGACCTTTATGGAGCAAAGGAGGAGAAAGAGGTTTATATAAAACTAGTGATGGTGGAAAAACATGGGAAGCTATTCTTACAGTAGATGAACATACTGGTGTTAATGATGTGCAAATGGATCCTAGAAATCCTAATGTTTTATATGCGTCTACATTTCAACGTAGAAGACATGTTTTTACTTATGTTGGAGGTGGACCAGGTTCTGGAATGCACAAAAGTACAGATGGTGGAAACACATGGACAGAAATTAATTCTGGATTACCAAAAACTGAATTGGGACGAATTGGATTAGCCATTTCTCCTGCAAATCCAGAAATTATTTACGCTATTGTTGAAGCAGCAGAGGGCAAAGGTGGATTTTATGCGTCTACAAATAGAGGTGCAAGTTGGGAAAGAAGAGGAGATCATAAAACAAGTGGGAATTACTATCAAGAAATTATTGCAGATCCAATTGATGAAAACACCATCTATTCAATGGACACATGGATGTCTGCGAGTCACGATGGCGGAAAAACATTCAATAAAGTAGGTGAAGTCACTAAACATGTAGACAATCACTGTATGTGGATAGACCCAAACAATAATAAACATTGGCTAGTTGGTTGTGATGGAGGTATGTATGAAACATTTGATGCTGCCAAAACATGGGATTTTAAAGAAAATATTCCAGTTACCCAATTTTATAAAGTGGCTGTTGATAATGATTATCCGTTTTATAATGTATATGGTGGCACTCAGGATAATTTTAGTATAGGTGGTCCCTCTAGAGTACTCACAGGACACGGAATTACTAATTTTGATTGGTTTATTACGAATGGTGGTGATGGATTTGAATCTCAAATTGATCCAGACAATCCTAATATTGTATACGCTCAATCTCAATATGGTTTTTTAGTCCGCTACGATAAAAAAAGTGGCGAAATTATGGGTATCCAACCTAGTGAACGAGAGAATGAAAATAGCTACCGTTTTAATTGGGATTCACCTTTGGCTGTAAGTAAGCATGCTTCTGGACGATTATATTTTGCAGCTAATAAAGTATTTCGTTCTAACGATTATGGCAATAGTTGGGATGTTATTAGTGATGATTTGACACAACAAATTGACAGGAATAAACTAAAGGTTTTTGATCGTGTAGTGAGCATTGATGCAGTAGCAAAAAACGGCTCGACATCACTATATGGAAGTATCGTAGCATTATCTGAATCGCCTATTGACGAAAACCTCATTGCTATTGGTACCGATGATGGTTTGATTCAAATTACCGAAAACGGAGGAACAACTTGGCGCGCAGTCGATAACATATCTGGCGCACCAAATCAATCCTATGTCAACAGTGTATACCTCTCTAAGCATGACGTCAATGTGATGTATGTGGCATTTAATCATCATAAATATGGTGACTTTAAACCCTATATATTTAAATCGAACGATAAAGGAAAAACATGGAATTCTATTAGTACTAATTTACCAAAAAAAGGAAGTATCTACGCTATTGAAGAAGATCATATAGATAAAAATTTGATATTCTGTGGTACCGAGTATGGCGCATTTTTCTCACCCAATAGTGGACAACGATGGAAAGAATTGAGTTCAGGGTTGCCAACCATAGCTGTTAGAGATATTGCTATTCAGGAAAGAGAAAATGATTTGGTACTTGGTACTTTTGGCAGAGGCTTCTATGTAATGGATGATTATTCTGCACTGAGAACTATTGAAAACACCACACCCACTGAAGTAGCAAAAATATATCCAATTCGTAAAGCGTTATCATGGGAAAGAAGTCTTCCATTAGGTTTGCCTGGAAAAGCTTTTCAAGGCGATAATTTTTACACAGCTCCAAATCTTGGTCCTGAAGCTATGATTACCTATTACTACAATGATACTTATACATCTTTAAAGGAAAACCGCACAAAAAAAGAAAAAGAGCTTATTGAAAATAGAAAAGATGCCGTTTATCCAGATTATGATGCTTTAAAAGCTGAAACAGAAGAAGAAGAACCATCATTAGTATTTACAATTAAAAATAGTGAAGGACAGGTCGTTAAAAAAGAGTTTAAAAAACCAAAAGAGGGATTACAGCGCTTTCATTGGGATTTAAGATATACACTTCAAAATCCAATAGATTTGAGTAAGTCTTCCTTCTATAATCCTTGGGAAGCTTTAGATGAAGGGACTTTGGTACAACCTGGAACATATACTATAGAAATGGATATGTATAATGATGGCGAAATAAGTACGTTAGTAAGTCCAGTTTCATTTGATGTTATTGGATTGGAAAACACGGTAATGCCAGCTGCAAATAGAGCAGCCAAAGTAGCTTTTCAAAAACAAGTGTCACAACTTGAAGCCGATTTAAAAACTTGCCAAAAAATTATAGGCGAAACCAATACAAAACTAAAATATATCAAATTAGCAATCAAACGATCTGAACTACCTTATGGAGAACTTTCAAAAGCTGTTTTAGACATTGAAAACAAACTTAAGGTCATTAATCTATCGCTTTATGGAGATCCCGTAAAAAACAGATTAGATCTAAGACAACCTAAAAGTCCCGCAGCGCGCATTGGAAGCATAAGCTACGAACAGAAATATTCAACCTCTGCGCCTACACAAACCCACAAAGACAGCTACACTATTGCTAAAACTGAAATTATAGCACTAAAGGAAAAAGCAGAAGCTATTTTTAATTTAGATGTAAAACAATTAGAAGACAAACTTATTAAATCTGGAGCACCGTACACACCTGGACGTGGATATAAAAATTAA
- a CDS encoding nuclear transport factor 2 family protein codes for MKTKLTFIMIMIFGIVITSCKQKEEELEVEEVKVDLINDEFPEAKQELLATWDTIVQSLKDGDMDKLIAFHAYSPKFTEFKNGAPRNGSEANEEFERNTFGAVTEVVKFDTKDMLVAVYGDVANVTFHSDFHLKFGEDLVVVNDQISLLFVKTDKGWKIVSEHHSPLKKEES; via the coding sequence ATGAAAACAAAATTGACATTTATAATGATTATGATTTTCGGAATTGTAATTACGAGTTGTAAACAAAAGGAAGAAGAATTGGAAGTTGAAGAAGTGAAAGTAGATTTAATTAATGATGAATTTCCTGAAGCAAAACAAGAATTATTGGCAACCTGGGATACCATTGTGCAAAGCCTTAAGGATGGAGATATGGATAAACTAATTGCTTTTCATGCTTATAGTCCGAAGTTTACTGAATTTAAAAATGGAGCACCTCGAAATGGAAGCGAAGCTAATGAAGAATTTGAACGCAATACTTTTGGTGCTGTAACTGAAGTTGTGAAATTCGACACTAAGGATATGTTGGTTGCCGTTTATGGTGATGTCGCCAATGTAACCTTTCATTCAGATTTTCATCTCAAATTTGGTGAAGATCTTGTTGTTGTAAACGACCAAATTTCATTGTTATTCGTAAAGACCGATAAAGGATGGAAAATCGTGAGCGAACATCATTCCCCTCTAAAAAAAGAAGAAAGTTAA
- a CDS encoding M1 family metallopeptidase, giving the protein MKKTTFIILCLQLSIFTLFGQNVTGKWYEIENPNASLEITINKNNDVFSGSFTWEWKNWISTVNAPLDNLIFKNDSLLFELTHGNFKTNFKLQKNNEKYTYNGFFYVDGRQIGPVTLSCSPIKRDMTTSPIVEKTYTRQDTLRGKITPERAWWNLTHYDLKIELDIENKYIKGSNIITYTVLEPKKSMQIDLQEPLKITKVIQAGKLLTFAREGNAYFIQLKENQIKGSSQEIEVFYEGKPKEAPRAPWDGGFSWEKDANGKPLVFTSCQGNGASLWWPNKDHMYDEPDNGMTISVTVPEELMAVANGKLTTTKKMDNGTTKYQWTVVNPINSYGVALNVADYAHFSDPYKGIKGTLECEYYVLPEHLEKAKIQFKQAHLMLEAFEYWFGPYPFYEDSYKIVDGVGMEHQSSVGYSGEYIDGNRGRDMSGSGWGLKFDYLIIHESGHEWFANNITYKDMADMWVHEGFTTYSEALYVEYHYGRKAGAEYIKGLSKRIANDIPIIGDYDVNDMDYTGDIYIKGATVLHTLRQVINNDEKWRSILTGLNSVFYHKTVTTADIENYISKQSDLDLSTFFEQYLRTTDIPTLEYFFEGNKFVYRWINAVPGFNMPLKVKLNDKKQWIKPTTNWTHEFTQENNKELIIDSNFYVAEFKNMTNK; this is encoded by the coding sequence TTAATAAGAATAACGATGTATTTTCTGGCTCTTTTACCTGGGAATGGAAAAACTGGATTAGCACAGTTAATGCACCTCTGGATAATCTAATCTTTAAGAACGATTCTCTTTTATTTGAATTAACACATGGAAACTTTAAGACTAATTTCAAATTACAAAAGAATAATGAAAAGTACACTTACAACGGTTTTTTCTATGTGGACGGGCGTCAAATAGGACCTGTAACTTTGAGTTGCTCCCCAATAAAACGCGATATGACCACTAGCCCAATTGTTGAAAAAACATATACGAGACAAGATACCTTAAGAGGCAAAATTACACCTGAAAGGGCATGGTGGAATTTAACACATTATGATTTAAAAATTGAATTGGATATCGAAAACAAGTACATTAAAGGTTCCAACATCATTACATACACAGTGCTAGAACCAAAAAAGTCCATGCAAATAGACTTACAAGAGCCTTTGAAAATCACTAAAGTCATTCAAGCTGGTAAATTGTTAACCTTTGCGAGAGAAGGAAATGCGTATTTCATCCAATTGAAAGAAAATCAGATAAAAGGATCTTCGCAAGAGATTGAAGTATTCTATGAAGGAAAGCCCAAGGAAGCACCAAGAGCGCCTTGGGATGGTGGCTTTTCGTGGGAAAAAGATGCGAATGGCAAACCTTTAGTCTTTACTTCATGTCAAGGTAACGGTGCGAGCTTGTGGTGGCCAAACAAAGACCACATGTACGATGAGCCCGATAATGGGATGACAATAAGCGTAACCGTTCCTGAGGAGCTGATGGCTGTTGCCAATGGCAAACTCACTACAACGAAAAAAATGGACAATGGAACAACTAAATATCAATGGACGGTAGTAAACCCTATCAATAGTTATGGTGTCGCTTTAAATGTCGCCGATTATGCGCATTTTTCAGACCCATATAAAGGAATAAAAGGAACACTAGAATGTGAGTATTATGTACTGCCAGAACATCTGGAAAAAGCCAAGATACAGTTTAAACAAGCACATTTAATGTTAGAGGCCTTTGAGTATTGGTTCGGCCCCTACCCCTTCTACGAGGACAGTTATAAAATAGTAGATGGCGTAGGAATGGAACATCAAAGTTCAGTTGGTTACTCTGGTGAATATATTGATGGGAATCGTGGTAGAGATATGTCAGGTTCTGGTTGGGGCTTGAAATTTGATTATTTAATTATTCACGAATCTGGTCATGAATGGTTTGCAAATAACATTACGTACAAAGACATGGCAGATATGTGGGTTCACGAAGGATTTACAACCTATTCTGAAGCCTTGTATGTGGAATATCATTATGGAAGAAAAGCTGGAGCAGAATATATTAAAGGTCTATCCAAACGTATCGCTAACGATATACCAATAATTGGAGATTATGATGTTAATGATATGGATTATACTGGAGATATTTATATTAAAGGCGCTACAGTTTTGCATACTTTAAGACAAGTGATTAATAATGATGAAAAGTGGAGGTCTATCCTAACTGGTTTAAATTCAGTATTCTACCACAAAACAGTGACCACCGCAGATATTGAAAATTATATTTCTAAACAGTCAGATTTAGACTTAAGCACATTCTTTGAGCAATACCTAAGAACTACAGATATACCAACATTAGAATACTTTTTTGAGGGTAACAAATTTGTTTATCGATGGATAAATGCCGTGCCCGGATTTAATATGCCCTTGAAAGTAAAACTAAATGACAAAAAGCAATGGATTAAACCGACCACCAATTGGACACATGAATTTACCCAAGAGAATAATAAAGAATTAATTATTGATTCTAATTTTTATGTGGCTGAGTTTAAGAATATGACAAATAAATAA
- a CDS encoding EthD family reductase: MKKGSIKVSVIYPNSEGKKFDMDYYCHKHVPMVGSLLGDALKAATVEMGIGGGAPGSSAPYAGMGNMYFNSVEEFENAFGPNAHEIMGDLPNFTDIEPIIQVSEVMI, encoded by the coding sequence ATGAAAAAAGGTTCAATTAAAGTAAGTGTAATTTATCCTAACTCAGAAGGCAAAAAGTTTGACATGGACTATTATTGCCATAAACATGTTCCAATGGTTGGCAGTCTATTAGGTGATGCACTTAAAGCAGCAACAGTCGAAATGGGTATTGGTGGCGGTGCCCCAGGATCGTCAGCGCCTTATGCTGGAATGGGTAATATGTATTTTAATTCTGTTGAAGAATTTGAAAATGCCTTTGGCCCTAATGCTCATGAAATAATGGGAGATTTACCCAACTTTACTGATATTGAACCAATAATACAAGTAAGTGAAGTTATGATTTAA
- a CDS encoding CPBP family intramembrane glutamic endopeptidase, translated as MKIDWKNIILFVLIAFGISYPVQQGYLTDFFLSFTKNSFISESEYLLAGFSTLIAAIVVLTFHQNLSKRITILGDDKIKNALILVLPIIAFSISGLNNNFGMNESFYGFAFALINTIYAFTEEFGWRRYLQNALEGLNKNLKYIFIGVIWWIWHLRFETQFDIFIFPLICICGGFLLGKLADDTGSILPVTAMHTLIILTTNSGIFGINEIMGIGIVILGWILIELLWKRKKAHNTVHN; from the coding sequence ATGAAAATTGACTGGAAAAATATAATTCTATTTGTTTTAATTGCTTTTGGAATATCCTATCCAGTTCAGCAGGGTTATTTAACCGACTTTTTTCTATCATTTACAAAAAATTCTTTTATCTCTGAATCAGAATATCTTCTGGCTGGATTTAGTACTTTAATTGCAGCAATAGTAGTATTGACATTTCATCAAAACCTATCAAAAAGAATAACCATTTTAGGAGATGACAAAATTAAAAACGCACTCATTTTAGTCCTGCCTATTATTGCTTTTTCCATAAGTGGCTTAAACAACAACTTTGGAATGAACGAATCGTTTTATGGATTTGCTTTTGCTTTGATTAATACAATATATGCTTTTACAGAAGAATTTGGTTGGAGAAGATATTTACAAAATGCACTTGAAGGCTTAAATAAAAATTTAAAATACATTTTTATTGGTGTTATTTGGTGGATTTGGCATTTAAGATTTGAGACGCAATTTGATATTTTTATCTTTCCTTTGATATGTATCTGTGGTGGATTTCTTTTAGGAAAACTAGCGGATGATACTGGGTCAATTTTGCCAGTGACAGCTATGCACACCTTAATAATTTTGACTACAAATTCAGGGATTTTTGGAATTAATGAAATAATGGGAATTGGGATCGTGATATTGGGATGGATATTAATTGAACTGTTATGGAAAAGAAAAAAAGCACATAATACCGTGCATAACTAA
- a CDS encoding DUF423 domain-containing protein, producing the protein MAKNMNSWNFKLKKRPKEVIEELASELNSIGGFSFNNKNTNTFNFRKRILYPWYYAFQNWTVVYGELAENNVENITEVKISFKQHFLIILIIITHLILGLGLILGLFLATNNEPITYILAGLVIAFGIIIWITATRKFKNDSEKYKVLITKTFGI; encoded by the coding sequence ATGGCGAAAAATATGAACAGCTGGAATTTTAAATTAAAAAAACGACCGAAAGAAGTTATTGAAGAACTAGCATCTGAACTTAATTCTATTGGAGGGTTTTCATTTAATAACAAAAACACTAATACTTTTAATTTCCGTAAAAGGATTCTGTACCCTTGGTATTATGCGTTCCAAAATTGGACTGTTGTTTATGGTGAATTGGCAGAAAATAATGTTGAAAACATTACAGAAGTTAAAATTTCTTTCAAACAGCACTTTTTAATAATATTAATAATAATTACTCATCTTATTCTAGGACTGGGACTTATTCTCGGACTATTCCTAGCGACAAACAATGAACCTATAACTTATATTTTAGCTGGACTAGTTATCGCTTTCGGAATAATTATTTGGATTACGGCAACTAGAAAATTTAAAAACGATTCTGAAAAATATAAAGTGCTAATAACCAAAACATTCGGAATTTAA